The following are encoded together in the Streptomyces sp. NBC_00358 genome:
- a CDS encoding RNA polymerase sigma factor, whose translation MELNDAGPAVQVGGISDRELWARAVDGDREAFGRIFDRHGKTVYNHLFRRTADWSEAEDLTSTVFLHAWRRRSETALDRDSALPWLLGIADRLLSNTRRRLRRAEALLRRLVSHDESVGDHADRVAVLVDDARRMSEIHRALARLPRHEREVIELCVWSGLDQQAAAAALEVAVGTVKSRLHRARRRLGADLVGRSTVPASFSSRSPVNAEEVAR comes from the coding sequence ATGGAACTGAATGACGCTGGTCCCGCCGTACAGGTCGGAGGGATATCTGATCGAGAACTGTGGGCGAGGGCCGTCGACGGCGACCGGGAGGCGTTCGGTCGGATCTTCGACCGTCACGGGAAGACCGTCTACAACCACCTGTTCCGGCGGACGGCCGACTGGTCCGAGGCCGAAGACCTCACGTCGACCGTGTTCTTGCATGCCTGGCGTCGGCGATCGGAGACGGCGCTGGACCGCGACTCGGCCCTGCCGTGGTTGCTGGGCATCGCCGACCGCCTGCTGTCGAACACCAGGCGGCGGCTGAGGCGGGCCGAGGCGTTGCTGCGCCGGCTCGTCTCGCACGACGAGTCGGTGGGCGACCACGCGGACCGCGTCGCCGTCCTGGTCGACGACGCGCGTCGTATGTCGGAGATCCACCGGGCGCTGGCTCGGCTGCCGCGCCACGAACGCGAGGTCATCGAGCTCTGCGTCTGGTCGGGCCTGGATCAGCAGGCGGCTGCGGCAGCGCTGGAGGTGGCGGTCGGGACCGTGAAGTCCAGACTGCACCGGGCGCGGCGGAGGCTGGGGGCCGACCTCGTCGGCAGATCCACGGTTCCGGCGTCATTCAGTTCGAGGAGTCCCGTCAACGCGGAAGAGGTCGCACGATGA
- a CDS encoding C40 family peptidase: MASHRRPKQPSRTRVTVLTTAAAAAVALSVNVANAAPSEKPDKDEVKTKVDKLYQEAEQATEKLDGAQEKQKELQKEINSLQDNVARGQEELNELRDGLGSMASAQYRTGGIDPSVALFLSSNPDDFLDKASAMDQLTAQQAESLKKVQEKQRSLAQQRSEASAKLKDLADTRTELASKKKEVQSKLGTAQRLLNTLTAQEKAALATQDQQRATRADERVDLGTTKAASGRAAAAFAAAQSVIGSPYAYAHSGPSTFDCSGLTSWAYAQADVTIPRTSQAQANAGTRIYSQSDLQVGDLVIFYGDQHHVGLYAGNGQVLHAPHTGAFVRNESMADMPFQFGVRI; encoded by the coding sequence GTGGCGTCCCACCGTCGACCCAAGCAGCCGAGCCGCACCCGTGTGACCGTGCTCACCACAGCCGCTGCTGCCGCCGTTGCCCTCAGTGTCAACGTCGCCAATGCCGCGCCGTCCGAGAAGCCCGACAAGGACGAGGTCAAGACCAAGGTCGACAAGCTCTACCAGGAGGCCGAGCAGGCCACGGAGAAGCTCGACGGCGCCCAGGAGAAGCAGAAGGAACTGCAGAAGGAGATCAACTCCCTGCAGGACAACGTCGCCCGCGGCCAGGAAGAGCTCAACGAGCTGCGTGACGGCCTCGGTTCGATGGCCAGCGCCCAGTACCGCACCGGCGGCATCGACCCCTCCGTGGCGCTCTTCCTCTCCTCGAACCCGGACGACTTCCTGGACAAGGCCTCGGCCATGGACCAGCTGACCGCTCAGCAGGCCGAGTCGCTCAAGAAGGTCCAGGAGAAGCAGCGTTCGCTCGCCCAGCAGCGCTCCGAGGCTTCCGCGAAGCTCAAGGACCTCGCCGACACCCGGACCGAGCTCGCGAGCAAGAAGAAGGAAGTCCAGAGCAAGCTGGGCACGGCGCAGAGGCTCCTGAACACGCTGACGGCGCAGGAGAAGGCGGCGCTGGCCACCCAGGACCAGCAGCGGGCCACCCGCGCCGACGAGCGGGTCGACCTCGGCACCACCAAGGCCGCCTCGGGACGCGCCGCCGCCGCGTTCGCCGCCGCCCAGAGCGTGATCGGATCACCGTACGCGTACGCCCACTCCGGCCCCAGCACCTTCGACTGCTCAGGCCTCACCTCCTGGGCCTACGCCCAGGCCGACGTGACCATTCCGCGCACCTCGCAGGCCCAGGCCAACGCGGGCACCCGCATCTACTCGCAGAGCGACCTACAGGTCGGCGACCTGGTCATCTTCTACGGCGACCAGCACCACGTCGGCCTCTACGCCGGCAACGGCCAAGTGCTGCACGCCCCGCACACCGGCGCGTTCGTCCGCAACGAGTCGATGGCCGACATGCCCTTCCAGTTCG